TCGAGGATAACATGGATAAAGGATTAACCAATCTGGTGAATCAATTAGGCAATGGTTTAAGTCATGGTTTAAAGAATGGTTTGGTTAATGGCGCGGGTCACAATCGCTATACATTAAATATGGATGGGTTGCCTGCTGAGATTTCAATCTTACAGGTTGAAGGTAATGAGCAACTTAACCAGCCTTGGCACTATACGATTACTTTTACCAGCTCGAATAAACATCTTCTTGTCGAGTCATTTCTTAATCAAAATGCCTGTTTGAGTTTTAACTCGGCGAATTTTAACAATTTAAGTGATATTGCAACGAAAGGACTTGATGCGCTCAATTCTTTAACCTCTGCTAATCCTTTACAAGCATTAAAACAGTCCGAGCCATTAAAACAGTTAGATAAGTTTACACAATCCAATCCACTCGATTCACTTAACTCTTTAACGCAACTCAATCCTCTTAATTCCTTAAACTCATTATTATCTCAAGGTGGCTCCCGTACTCTTTATGGTGTGATAACCCAGTTCAGTCAATTATCAGTCAGTAATGACGAAGCCCGTTATCAGGTGGTTTTGTCCTCGCAATTAGCCAAACTGGCATTAAGTCATAACTGTGCTATTTTTCAAAATCAGAGCGTTATCAGTGTGGTTGAAGAGGTATTGCGCGGTCATGGTTATACAGGGATTGATTATCGTTTAGCACTTAAAGAGCAATACCCTGAGCGTGAATTTATCACCCAGTGGCAAGAGAGTGACCTTGAGTTTATTCAAAGACTGCTTGCTGATGTGGGCGTCTATTTCCGATTTGAAACCCATGGTGAACACAATTGTGATGTGATGGTCATCAGTGATTATGAACAAGGTTATCAGCAGGTGGCTGATATTGTCTACAAACAACCAAGTGGCACACTGGATAACGGCGTTGAAAGTGTCTGGGATATGACCTTGCACAGTCAAATGGTGGAAGCTTCGGTAACAGTACAGGATTATAACTACCGAGATGCGCAGGCGAACTTACTGGGTGAAGTTAACAGCCAACAGAAAGATAACACCACTTATGGCACCGATTACCGTTATGATGAGCACTATAAAGGATTAAATAGTAATGGTAGTAATGCCAATAACAATGATATAAATAATCACAACAGTAATAATGATGACGATATTGATAGTGACACAAATAATCATGATGACGATGATGATGAAAACAGTGGTGGTATCGATACCGACGATAGTCAAGACAGTAACGGCAATAGTAATGACATCGACAATGATAGCGATAACACTAACGGTAGCAATAGCAATAGCAATAACAACAGCAGTGATATTGACCGTAATCAAGCTAACACGAGTAATGGTGTTGAAAGTGGTGAATGGTATGCACGCATTCGCCATGAGCGAGCAATTAGCCGTCAAATCCTTATCCGAGGTAAAAGTAATCAGGCCAATTTAGCTCCGGGTCAACATATCCGCATCAAAGGTAGCATGATTGCCGGAATAGATGAAGGCATAATGATATTAACGGTGCAAGGTCAGGGAAACCGCAGTGATGCTTATGAACTGACTTTTACCGCTATTCCTTACCAGCCATTAAAACCTTACCGCCCGGAGCCTATCCCTTTCCCAACCATTGATGGCACCTTACCGGCACGGGTAACCAGTCCGGATAATGACACCTATGGTTATATTGATACACAAGGGCGCTATCGGGTTAAATTTAACTTTGACTTAAAAGAGTGGCGAAACGGTGAAGAGAGCTTATGGTTAAGACTGGCTAAACCGTATGCCGGCAGTACCTATGGTTTTCACTTTCCACTGATTGACGGCACAGAAGTTGCAGTTGCGTTTACTAACGGTAATCCGGACCGACCTTATATCGCACATGCGATGCATGACAGTCAACACCCTGACCATGTGACCACCATAAACAAACATCGTAATGTAATTCGCACACCGGCGAATAATAAGTTACGGATGGATGATAAACGCGGACAAGAGCACATCAAGTTAGCGACCGAATATGGTAAAACCCAGCTTAACATTGGGCATTTAGTTGACCAAAACAAAACCCAGCGAGGTGAAGGGTTTGAACTGCGCA
The sequence above is drawn from the Gilliamella apicola genome and encodes:
- a CDS encoding DUF2345 domain-containing protein, which codes for MKYIEDNMDKGLTNLVNQLGNGLSHGLKNGLVNGAGHNRYTLNMDGLPAEISILQVEGNEQLNQPWHYTITFTSSNKHLLVESFLNQNACLSFNSANFNNLSDIATKGLDALNSLTSANPLQALKQSEPLKQLDKFTQSNPLDSLNSLTQLNPLNSLNSLLSQGGSRTLYGVITQFSQLSVSNDEARYQVVLSSQLAKLALSHNCAIFQNQSVISVVEEVLRGHGYTGIDYRLALKEQYPEREFITQWQESDLEFIQRLLADVGVYFRFETHGEHNCDVMVISDYEQGYQQVADIVYKQPSGTLDNGVESVWDMTLHSQMVEASVTVQDYNYRDAQANLLGEVNSQQKDNTTYGTDYRYDEHYKGLNSNGSNANNNDINNHNSNNDDDIDSDTNNHDDDDDENSGGIDTDDSQDSNGNSNDIDNDSDNTNGSNSNSNNNSSDIDRNQANTSNGVESGEWYARIRHERAISRQILIRGKSNQANLAPGQHIRIKGSMIAGIDEGIMILTVQGQGNRSDAYELTFTAIPYQPLKPYRPEPIPFPTIDGTLPARVTSPDNDTYGYIDTQGRYRVKFNFDLKEWRNGEESLWLRLAKPYAGSTYGFHFPLIDGTEVAVAFTNGNPDRPYIAHAMHDSQHPDHVTTINKHRNVIRTPANNKLRMDDKRGQEHIKLATEYGKTQLNIGHLVDQNKTQRGEGFELRTDEWGAIAANKGLYLTSQTEPKAQGKQLDMQAAITQLENALSIAKALQNAATASEAHGADTDSQEQLKTTLTQLAQSGILAYAQEGIALTSPENIQLSTSNSVSVTSENQTDINALKNITVSSGESIGLFAHKSGMKVFANQGDVEMQAQNANLNMTAKQDIKIDSVDGELTVTANEELTLMCGGSYIKISSAGIELGTADNVYIKSNAMQKMGPASIPTPYLSLPYVNGYSEFFILTDHETGKPLPFHSYQIEINGQIVSGITDAKGHTRRIFTENPETIVGEALENKSQNTFEARHIATGKRVKLNFNDS